In Salmo trutta chromosome 28, fSalTru1.1, whole genome shotgun sequence, one DNA window encodes the following:
- the LOC115166285 gene encoding solute carrier family 2, facilitated glucose transporter member 1-like isoform X2, with the protein MEGGGKGVTLQLMMAVGTAVIGSLQFGYNTGVINAPQKIIEGFLNDTWNNRYSEPIPATSLTTLWSISVAIFSVGGIFGSFSVGLFVNRLGRRNSMLIANVLAFIAAGFMGFSKLAASWEMLIIGRFIVGLYSGLSTGFVPMYVGEIAPTSLRGALGTLHQLGIVIGILMAQVFGMESIMGNSTMWPFLLGLTFIPAVLQCILLPFCPESPRFLLINCNEELKAREVLEKLRGTEEVGADMQEMKEEARQMMREKKVTILELFRSPLYRQPIFIAIMLQLSQQLSGINAVFYYSTRIFEKAGVSQPVYATIGAGVVNTAFTVVSLFVVERAGRRSLHLTGLLGMAFSAVLMTVAMALLDQLPWMSYVSIVAIFSFVAFFEIGPGPIPWFIVAELFSQGPRPSAFAVAGFSNWSANFIVGMTFQYVEQLCGPYVFIIFTVLLLGFFVFTYFMVPETKGRSFDEIAAGFRHDAGEAGEKYAPDEMNSLGGADSQL; encoded by the exons ATGGAAGGTGGAGGCAAG GGGGTGACGCTCCAGCTGATGATGGCAGTGGGAACAGCTGTGATTGGCTCGCTGCAGTTTGGCTACAACACAGGGGTCATCAACGCTCCCCAAAAG ATCATTGAAGGCTTTTTGAATGACACGTGGAACAACAGGTACTCTGAGCCCATCCCTGCCACATCCCTGACCACCCTGTGGTCCATCTCCGTGGCCATCTTCTCTGTCGGGGGCATCTTCGGCTCCTTCTCCGTGGGCCTCTTTGTCAACCGCCTGGGCAG GAGGAACTCGATGCTCATCGCCAATGTGCTAGCGTTCATCGCCGCCGGGTTCATGGGCTTCTCCAAGCTGGCAGCGTCGTGGGAGATGCTGATCATCGGCCGCTTCATCGTGGGACTTTACTCCGGCCTGTCCACTGGCTTCGTGCCCATGTACGTGGGGGAGATCGCGCCCACTTCGCTCCGTGGGGCGCTGGGCACTCTGCACCAGCTGGGCATCGTCATTGGAATCCTCATGGCACAG GTGTTTGGGATGGAGTCGATCATGGGGAACTCCACTATGTGGCCCTTTCTGCTGGGCCTCACTTTCATCCCGGCCGTGTTGCAGTGTATCCTGCTGCCCTTCTGCCCCGAGAGCCCTCGCTTCCTCCTCATCAACTGCAACGAGGAGCTCAAGGCCAGGGAAG TGCTGGAGAAGCTGCGAGGCACTGAGGAGGTGGGCGCCGACATGCAGGAGATGAAGGAGGAGGCCAGGCAGATGATGAGGGAGAAGAAGGTGACCATCCTGGAGCTGTTCCGCTCGCCACTCTACCGCCAGCCCATCTTCATCGCCATCATGCTCCAGCTCTCCCAGCAGTTGTCTGGCATCAACGCT GTTTTCTACTACTCCACCAGGATCTTTGAGAAGGCAGgtgtttctcagccagtctaTGCTACCATCGGGGCCGGAGTAGTCAATACAGCCTTCACTGTTGTGTCT CTATTCGTTGTAGAGCGTGCTGGGCGAAGATCCCTTCACCTCACTGGGTTACTGGGGATGGCATTCTCAGCGGTCCTGATGACAGTTGCCATGGCACTGCTG GACCAGCTGCCTTGGATGTCTTACGTTAGCATCGTGGCCATCTTCAGCTTCGTGGCCTTCTTTGAGATTGGCCCAGGCCCCATCCCATGGTTCATTGTGGCTGAGCTCTTCAGCCAAGGTCCTCGGCCCTCTGCCTTTGCCGTGGCTGGATTCTCCAACTGGTCAGCTAACTTTATAGTGGGCATGACCTTCCAATACGTTGAG CAACTGTGTGGCCCCTACGTCTTCATCATCTTCACCGTGCTGCTGCTGGGCTTCTTCGTCTTCACCTACTTCATGGTGCCCGAAACCAAGGGACGATCGTTTGACGAGATCGCCGCTGGCTTCCGCCATGATGCCGGAGAGGCAGGGGAGAAGTATGCGCCTGACGAGATGAACAGCCTGGGGGGAGCCGACTCCCAACTCTAA
- the LOC115166285 gene encoding solute carrier family 2, facilitated glucose transporter member 1-like isoform X1, which yields MSTTEGVKTPIPGPTEATSLVRGPSQEQGVTLQLMMAVGTAVIGSLQFGYNTGVINAPQKIIEGFLNDTWNNRYSEPIPATSLTTLWSISVAIFSVGGIFGSFSVGLFVNRLGRRNSMLIANVLAFIAAGFMGFSKLAASWEMLIIGRFIVGLYSGLSTGFVPMYVGEIAPTSLRGALGTLHQLGIVIGILMAQVFGMESIMGNSTMWPFLLGLTFIPAVLQCILLPFCPESPRFLLINCNEELKAREVLEKLRGTEEVGADMQEMKEEARQMMREKKVTILELFRSPLYRQPIFIAIMLQLSQQLSGINAVFYYSTRIFEKAGVSQPVYATIGAGVVNTAFTVVSLFVVERAGRRSLHLTGLLGMAFSAVLMTVAMALLDQLPWMSYVSIVAIFSFVAFFEIGPGPIPWFIVAELFSQGPRPSAFAVAGFSNWSANFIVGMTFQYVEQLCGPYVFIIFTVLLLGFFVFTYFMVPETKGRSFDEIAAGFRHDAGEAGEKYAPDEMNSLGGADSQL from the exons GGGGTGACGCTCCAGCTGATGATGGCAGTGGGAACAGCTGTGATTGGCTCGCTGCAGTTTGGCTACAACACAGGGGTCATCAACGCTCCCCAAAAG ATCATTGAAGGCTTTTTGAATGACACGTGGAACAACAGGTACTCTGAGCCCATCCCTGCCACATCCCTGACCACCCTGTGGTCCATCTCCGTGGCCATCTTCTCTGTCGGGGGCATCTTCGGCTCCTTCTCCGTGGGCCTCTTTGTCAACCGCCTGGGCAG GAGGAACTCGATGCTCATCGCCAATGTGCTAGCGTTCATCGCCGCCGGGTTCATGGGCTTCTCCAAGCTGGCAGCGTCGTGGGAGATGCTGATCATCGGCCGCTTCATCGTGGGACTTTACTCCGGCCTGTCCACTGGCTTCGTGCCCATGTACGTGGGGGAGATCGCGCCCACTTCGCTCCGTGGGGCGCTGGGCACTCTGCACCAGCTGGGCATCGTCATTGGAATCCTCATGGCACAG GTGTTTGGGATGGAGTCGATCATGGGGAACTCCACTATGTGGCCCTTTCTGCTGGGCCTCACTTTCATCCCGGCCGTGTTGCAGTGTATCCTGCTGCCCTTCTGCCCCGAGAGCCCTCGCTTCCTCCTCATCAACTGCAACGAGGAGCTCAAGGCCAGGGAAG TGCTGGAGAAGCTGCGAGGCACTGAGGAGGTGGGCGCCGACATGCAGGAGATGAAGGAGGAGGCCAGGCAGATGATGAGGGAGAAGAAGGTGACCATCCTGGAGCTGTTCCGCTCGCCACTCTACCGCCAGCCCATCTTCATCGCCATCATGCTCCAGCTCTCCCAGCAGTTGTCTGGCATCAACGCT GTTTTCTACTACTCCACCAGGATCTTTGAGAAGGCAGgtgtttctcagccagtctaTGCTACCATCGGGGCCGGAGTAGTCAATACAGCCTTCACTGTTGTGTCT CTATTCGTTGTAGAGCGTGCTGGGCGAAGATCCCTTCACCTCACTGGGTTACTGGGGATGGCATTCTCAGCGGTCCTGATGACAGTTGCCATGGCACTGCTG GACCAGCTGCCTTGGATGTCTTACGTTAGCATCGTGGCCATCTTCAGCTTCGTGGCCTTCTTTGAGATTGGCCCAGGCCCCATCCCATGGTTCATTGTGGCTGAGCTCTTCAGCCAAGGTCCTCGGCCCTCTGCCTTTGCCGTGGCTGGATTCTCCAACTGGTCAGCTAACTTTATAGTGGGCATGACCTTCCAATACGTTGAG CAACTGTGTGGCCCCTACGTCTTCATCATCTTCACCGTGCTGCTGCTGGGCTTCTTCGTCTTCACCTACTTCATGGTGCCCGAAACCAAGGGACGATCGTTTGACGAGATCGCCGCTGGCTTCCGCCATGATGCCGGAGAGGCAGGGGAGAAGTATGCGCCTGACGAGATGAACAGCCTGGGGGGAGCCGACTCCCAACTCTAA